The genomic region AAAATACGCCACGGTGGGGAGAGCGCTCTGTTTTTTTACCATCATTAGGCCTCCTCTGCTCCGTCTCCGGTCCCCAAAATAATGACTTCCCCCGGCGCCAATTTCCCTTTTTCCGGCAACGGCCACTGCCACGCCCTTTGTTTTTCCGCCGGGTAAAGCAGCCGGAGTTCCCAGTTGGACCGTAAAGGCGGGGGTAACACCTTTCGCCACCGGAACTCGGTCGCTTCTTGAAGATTCTTATTGGCCAGGAAAACCAAACCCCTTTTTTCCTGGGATGAATAATACCCCAGGCAAAGCAAATTTTTCCGTCTTTGCCGGGAATAAGAGCGCAAAAAATTCCGGGGATTTTGGATCACGCTGAAAAACCGGGTCCGGATGTTGTTAGCTTTGCGCAATAAGCCGCTCATCCATGCAAAATCATTGTTCCGCCAATGTAAACAGTAATTGTCAAAAAAGGCAAGTTTGCCGTACATTGGGTCGTCCGGTTCGAGCACAAACCGTCCTGCTTCCGTATTGTCCAGACCCAGATTCATCGGCTGCCGTTCCAGTAACTCCAGTCCGTTATTGAGGAAAGGAATGGAATTGGGCAACAGATAGTTCAGGAGCGTCAGGATTTCAATCGGCCGTTTATCCCGGTAGTAATAGGCCAGGCGCGGGGTATCCGGTGTTTCCAGGGCCGCTGTTACCGGCAAGGCCGATTCCAGCGTATGCCTGATTACTTTCGCCATGAAGCCTGCCTCTGTCCAATGTTTGTAGAGGGCCCACAAATCGCCTGTGATTAAATGAAAGCCATGTTGTTTCCAGTTGGCAGCGTTCCGGGGGTGAAACTCTTCCGACCACAAGAGAAAAGCGGGGTTGGCCGCCTTCACCTTTTCCAGCAAAGTACGGAGCAATTCCGGCGGGAGAGCGTGCCCCATATCGATCCGGGCGCCATCGATCCCGTAAACCCGCTGGTAATAAGGGATGATGTCGACCAGGTACGCCCAGAGTTCCCGGTTGGGTTGTTCCCCCCGGTATCTGTTGGCACAAGCCCCGTCCTGCAAAATAAAAGGGGCATAACCATGGAAAGCCGGATCGGGGCCGGGTCCCGGTTTACCCAGGCAGATCCGGGCTTCCCGGTGGAGATCGTAGTAAAGCTTCAGGTAGGTCACATCAACCCAGGGGGGCTGGGGATCATTGAGCATGTTGGAAAAACCGGGAACCGTAGTGATCCCGAAGGCTTCCTCAATCAACGTCAAAATATTCTCTCCCGTCTGCCGTTGCCGGGTCTTCACTTCCACCCAAAGCCCGGGCGCCAGTACTGACGGCGGGCAAGTAAATCTCTGCAGGTAAGACCGGGTCACCAGACCACAGTACAGTCGGCGGAGAGCTTTTCCCTGCGGGTAGGTCAGCGGGGGGACTTTTTCCACCGGCGGCAGGGAAAAACCATCCTCCTTAGACAATTGGATCCAGTAAAACCAGTCCGGGTGGTCAATGATTAAGTCATGATCCCGAGCGACGGTCCGGAAGACAAAGTCCACTATAACCTTCAGGCCTAATCGGTGGCAAGCTTCGATAAAGGCTTTAAATTCGTCCTCGATCCCAATCTCCCCGGACAAAAGGGGATCATGTAACTTGGGGGCCAGGCGGTAATGATTTTTAATGGCGTATGGGCTCCCCATTTCTCCTTTGGCATATTTCGTGCCGGTGGCGAAGACCGGAAGCAGATAAATAATACCCACCCCTAGTTCTTTGAGGAACGGCAACAAGGCCATTGATTTCAGAAAGGTACCGGGATAAAGTCGGCCGCTCCGGTCATGGTACCAAGCGGTAAAGGTACGGGGCAGCATCGCATAAATTGCTTCTCCGTTCCCCATGAGGCCGGAACCTTCTTTCCCAACCGGTCCGGCCGCCTCCCCCGCTCCCCCGGCGAAAATTTGCCTTTCCAAACACGTAACGAAAAAATGATAAGGACAAACCCGGATATCGCCGGGGCGCGCCGGGTCTGTTTCGAAGGCGGTATACCCGAAATAGTTCCAGGCTTCCGGGATGAAGTAGTCGCGTTCACCCTTTCCCTTTTCCGCCTTAGCGCGCAGGAATTTTATGATTTGCCATAAAGTATCCATCGGTCCTCCATTATCATGGGCTTTTTTCTTCAAAAATACCTTCCCTGTTGATAGCCTCACCCGGCTTCCGGTTTTCATTCCTCCACTGTCGTTTTTGAAATCTGTGGGCCCAGCCGCGGAAAAGATCCCCCACCGTTTCCCATCAAACCCCCATGGCCGCGACCAGATAAACCAGGATCATCCCGACAAAATTAATTACCCCGGCGTCTTCGCCGGGGTTCACTTCGGAAATATCTACAAGCAAACAGCGCCACTGCTCGACAGTCGGCCGCTCTTCACTAGTGTTGAAAAGGGTTACGTTTCCCGCTTACTCTTTCGTAGCCAGACTGGAACTGCGCACGACCAATTCGGCGGGGATAATGGCCCGGTTGTAACTCCGCACGTCGCTCGTCAGCACCGTCTGCAGCATCTCAAAGGCTTTCTTTCCCAAAGTAAAAGCGTTAATCTTTACGGAAGTAAGGGGCGGGTTATAGAACTCGGCCAAAGGCACATTGTTAATGCCGGCCACGGCAATATCCACCGGCACCTTCAGACCGGCTTCATGGATTGCTTTAATCGCCCCGAAAGCCAACAAATCATCGCAGGCAATGACCGCGGTCGGCCTTTCCCGCAGTGCGAGGAGGCGTTTCATCAAATCGTAACCGTTGGCGGAGATAAATTCACTCTCGACCACCAATTCCTCGCAGAAAGGGATGCCGTGATCGACCAGGGCTTTTTTGTAACCATGCAACCGGTCTCTGGTGACCGTAACACCGGGAGAATAACCGAGAAAGGCAACTCTCCGGTGACCTTGGTCCAGAAAATGCTCCACCAATTGATAACCGATTAAAAAGTTGTCATTATCAACCCAGTTCACATAGGGGTTTTCCGTCCGGCCAATCACCACAAAAGGGAAACCAACCTCCACCAACTGGTCCACGGTGGGATTCTGGTCTCTGGAGGTCAAAAGGATCAGTCCGGCGGTAATACTCCCGAAGGTTAACTCCTTAACCATTTCCCTTTCTTCGTCAAGGGTGGCCACATTGGCCAGTAAAATCTTGTATCCTTCCTTATTGGCCATCGAAGCAATCCCCGCCAACAACTCGGGGAAAAAGGGGTGTTGGAAGGATTGTTCGGCCATCCCGGGCATCACGACGCCGATAATCCGGGATGAACGGTTCACCAGCGAACGGGCGATGATGTTCGGGTGGTAGTTCATCTCCTTTATGATCTTGAGGACTTTTTCTTTGGTCGCCGCGCTAATTAAGGGACTGTCGGCGATCACCCGGGAAACCGTTGAAGGAGAAACCTGGGCTTTTTTCGCAATATCATTGATTGTTACCCGCAACACGATCATCCTTATGCAATCGTTTATTATTTATTATAGAGTAGCATTTTTTACCATGAGAATCAACCTTTAATATCTCTAAAGTCTCAGCTTAACGGCGGTGGTATTGCTTGGCTGCGCCTAACACCTAATAAAGTAAAGAATAACGATTTTCACCGGGGAAGAGCAACCAAAATAAAAAAGCCCTGCCTTGAGGGCTCCACCAAATAATAGGTTCTCGGTCGATCCTTTGGGGTGCCGATCCTTGCCAGGGCTCCGCATCATAATCAACTTGATCTATGTAGTCCTAAGGGGTTATGGTTATACCAACCACAAACTGGTCCATGTCAATTACGGCCACATCCAAGTGGAAATTTTTATTCAACAGGATTTTCGCGCCCAAATTCAGATCGTAGGCGTCGTATTCGCCGATCAGTGTGACCTGCGGAAACTCCTTAGGGTTAATAACTTTGCTCAGCCCGAAGAAAATCCCGCCAAGCTGTCCACCCCCCAAACCGAAGTTCCAACGGAGGTCGTACGGGGAGATGACATGGCCGATCACCACATAAGGGGAGAAAATTTCCTTCCCGATATCTTGAATACCTAACGCCAAGCCAAAACTGTTTTTCGTCTCGGGAATGAGCCGGTATTTAAAGCGGGCGGAAACTTCGTTATCATGCCGGCTCATATCAATGGCCGCCCCTACCTCGAAATCGGTCACCAGACCAAAGTCTACCTGAATCCGGCCCCACTTTTCTTCACCAACATAGGCGCCAATGGTATACGTCCCCGAAGATAATACCCGGTTGGTTGGTGTATTGATGAAATCGGAACCGCCAAAGAGCCCCTTCGCCGCTACGCTTTGCCCGCTTCCCAACAGAAAAACCAGAACCATTAAGCAAACAAAAGAAAATTTCCCTCTTTTCATTGCTGTCAATATACTTTTTTCTCCTTTTCTGTCAGATGTAATATTCAATTCTATATTATGCTATCCTCCGCATTTTCCTGCCGGTAATGCTTGCCAAAAAACTAATACTCAATCCCCCGCCGGGCACCGATCCCTTGAGTATACGGGTGCTTCACCGCTTGCATCTCGGTGACCAAATCGGCCATTTTTCGCAAAGTTTCCGGCATCTCCCGCCCGGTCAAAATCAACTCGACACCGGCCGGTATGTTCGCCGCCAGTGCACGGACTTTTTCCTCCGGCAGCAAACCCAGATTCACCGCATGGCTGATCTCATCCAGGATCACGACTTGGTAGCCGGCGGTAACCGCCCACTCGGCATCGGCCAGGCCCTGGGCCGCCAACGCCAGTTCTTCCTGGTCCGGCTCCCGGTTAAACAACCAGCGGCCGGAGCCGTATTGGCGGCAAAGAATCCCGAGCTGCCTGAGGACCCGGGCTTCACCGTTCTCCCGGTCGGTCTTCAAAAACTGAAAAACGGCAACCCGGAGGCCGTGGCCGTGGGCCCGGACCGCCAAACCAATGGCGGCCGTCGTCTTTCCTTTACCATCACCGGTATAAACTTGGATCATTGGATTAAATCAACCTCTTCTCCACACGCGGCGCAGTGCCCGTTTTTAACGCCATCAAGCTTTACCCCGTAAAACAGCCGTTCCACCAGGACCGCCCCGCACCGGGGGCAATAGGTTGTACTATACTTGGGATCAGCCACATTGCCGAGGTAGACATAGTCCAGTTTTTCCCGGGCCAGCCGGTAGGCCTGCTCGAGAGTGGCGAGCGGGGTCGGCGGGATTTTCAAGCGGTACTGGGGATAATACCGGGAAAAATGGAGGGGGATCTTCCGGTCCAAACCGGCCAAAAAAACAACCAAATCCTCGATCGCGTCCTGGTGATCATTCTCTCCCGGAATTAAAAGATTGGTCACTTCCAGGTGGACCCGGCCGGCCAACTGTTCGGCGGTTTTCCGCACCGGCGTGAGCCGGCCTCCACATAATTTTTGGTAAAAAGCGTCCGGCCCTTTCAAGTCAAGGTTGACCGCATCCAAATACGGGAGCAACTCCTTTAGCGGTGCGGGGTTAAGGTAGCCGTTGGTCACCAGCACATTTTTCAACCCCTGTTCCCGCGCCAGCCGGGCCGTCGCCAAAATATACTCAAACCAGACCAACGGTTCCGAGTAGGTGTAAGCCAGGCCGATGTTGCCTTGCTCCCTCGCCTCCACCGCCAGGGCAACGAGCTGCTCCGGAGAGACCTGCTCCGTGGCCGCTTCGTCGTGGGCAATCCGCCAGTTTTGACAGAATTGACAATGCAGGTTGCAACCGACCGTTCCGACCGACAAGACTAAGCTTCCCGGGTAAAAATGATAGAGCGGCTTTTTCTCCACCGGGTCCAGGGCGACCGCGGAAACCCGGCCGTAATTCACCGTATACAGCTTTTTTCCGCGGGCGACCCGGCCCCGGCAACGGCCGCTCTCCCCTTCGTAGAGACGGCAGGCCTGGGGACAAAGGGTGCAAAGGACCAGCCCGTCGGGTAATGCTTGGTAATAAGCAGCTTCTTTTTCCGGCATCAGACCACTCCCTCCCCGGCGTCTTCCGTAGCCAAGTTCGTTCAATAGTATCTGACCACTTCAAACCGCTCCAGTTCCACCGGTTCGTGCGGACCGATTCCGGCTTTCCGTTTTGCAATGGCCAACTGCTCTTCGACGGTTTCCACCCCTTCCAGATTGGGCAAGAGCAGACCGGTTTTTCGCCCGCTGCGCACAATCACCCCGTACTTTTGCGGGTCCAGGTCAGCCGGCCCCGCCACCGGCTCGGGGGGGGAGAATCCGGTCCACCGAATAGACCAGGTCGGGGAGTTCCTCCGCCTGAACCGGTTCAAACCTGGGATCGTGCAGTGCGGCGGAGATAGCATTATGCCTGATCTCCTCTAGGAACGTCGGCTGGGTCGGGAAAACGGTCCCGATACACCCCCGGAGCTGTCCGTGTTTTTTGATCGAAACAAAAGCCCCCGCCGGCTCCTGCGCTTCCGGTGGCAAGTCCCCCGGAACAATGGCGGTTTCGGTCCCCAAAAGGTAGTTCTCCACTGTTTGGCGGGCGACACGGACAAAGGGTGATTCGGCGGCCCGGCGGTTTCGGAGCGCCTCTTCCCGCCGGTGGCGGAGAACCGTAAGCAGACTGGATTTGCTCTCGTCCTCCCCTCGCGGCGCGAAGCTGACCACGCCATAACCGACTCCGAAGGGTCCTTCGTAGCTTAACACCTCGATCTCCGCTTGCCAGCCGTCAAAAACGCCCAGTAACATCAGGAGGGTGCGAAAGCCGCATTCGGCCGCCTTCTCCACCAGAACCGGATCAAGGTCAAAGATGGCGGCCCGGTTTTTGGCCTGTAACAAAGCCATCAGCGTCTCATCGAACTCTTTCCCCCGCGGGTCATAGGGGGCCGGTGCCCCCGGTTTTAAACAGTGGGAAAGATCGCCGCTGGCGATCACCCCAATCCGCCGTGGTGACTTGTGCACGGCCCGCCCAATGGCCACCCCCAGTTGGTACTGTTCCAACCAGGGAAGGAGGGTCATCCCGGTGGCCACCAGTTTAACCGAATCATCGGCCAAAAAGGAAAGGGGAACCAGCACGCCATGGTCCAGCTCCGCCCCTAGTCCGTAACCGGCAAGATCCTCGGCCGTCAGTTGTAGACAGGGGATCTTCTCCTTTTTAATTTCGCGGCTGATCGCGGCGGCCAGTTCCTGGTCAACCTCCCATTCCCACTTCCGGAAGTAACCAAAACGGGCCAGGTCGCCCTTTAACCGCGTTCCGCCCCGGATCGCCAGTCCGTCCTGAAATACCGGACCATGCGGTGAAAAGATCACAACCGTATCCAGCTTCAGCGCCGCCAGCCGCTCGGCCAGACGCTCCATGGCTTGAACGGTTTTGTGCGCCTTCTTCGTCTCTTCCCCCCCCGATCGCGGCCAAAATTATCGGTGGGTGCGGAACCAAAGCGCCGTAGACTAACACGAAGCTCCCCCCTAATCGAGATAATACTTAACCTCCACCCAATATCCTTTCTCTGCCGACGGGTAGAATCCTCCCCGGGGGGCCAACCCCAAGGTCCAACGGAACCGCCCATGATGTCCTTGGAGGCGGGCAGCCCACCCGCCGGTTAGTTCGCCTTCCTGCCACTGGCCAAACAACTCCACCCGTAAGGTATAAGGCGGGGTTAAATCCTGCCACCGCAGGCCAAACCGCCAACCGGCGGCCGGCAACTCCTCCTCTTCTTCTTCCGTCAACGGAATTTCCGCAGCTACCGTTTTGGCCGCGGACCAAAGCCAGCTAAGCTTGTACTCCCGGGTGGAAGGGTAATCCAAAATCCCGGTGATCTGCAGTTCGCCGCTGGTTTTCCCGCTGCCTTGGCTTTGTTGATTATAACCACAGTTCCCTTCAAAATAAGCATTATTGCTAATATCCCAGTTCCACTCCAGGCGCAACGAGCGGTGGTAATAGTTTTTCCAGGCGTCCTCCGGATAAACCCGGACACTCTCCGCCCAACGGCCGTACAAAGTATGGGGGGCAAAGCGGAAAGTCACTTCATTACTCAGGGCGGTTTTGACCGATGATTTCCCGGGCGAGGGATAGTTTTTTTCTTCGCGGGTCAGTTCACCTGTCCACGCAATGGGCGTAAATGGCCGCCACCGCAAGCGGAAACCGATCAACTGCCAGTCATAGTCCTCCAGGGTACCACTGCTGTTCACCCGCCGCCATTCACCCGCGCCCCAAACCCGAAAAGCCCACGGGCGCGCCAATGATTTTTCCAGGGCGGCCTCCGCCCAACGAAAATCACAGGTCGGGGCCACCGCATAACGCCCGGCCAGACTCCACCACCAGTCACCGCCGATCCTCCGTTGCCACTTTGTCTTATAATACACGGGTTGGGTCGGGGAAGCATTATTGCGCCACCGCAAGTCATTGGTCCAACGGAAAGCCGGTGCATAATAACCCCAGCCGCCACCCAACAGGACCTGCGTTTCCTCCTCCGCCCACTTTAACTTTATGCTCAGCGGGTCCGCGCGCCATTCGCCACTAATGGGCAACGGCAAAACAAAGACCGTTAATACGACAACCATCCGAAAAACAGTGGTCCTCCGGTTCAAAATCCCACCCCCGCTTTCACCGCGCCATGTTTACAATTATCTTCTATATTTTCCTGTTGCTTCCTTCTTGGTTCCTGTCCGCCAGTCCCCAATAAATTAGAAAACCCGCCATTTGGCGGGTTTTCTCGAGGAGCGCCCTTTTAGTCAATAAGGGTCGGTTTTTGTTTGGTTTACTCCACAATATCTTGTTGGATATAAGCTTCCGGTTCCACGGGAACCTCGGGCACACCGGGGGCTTTGCCGCTGGCTCCGAAGAGCCGGATCTTGGCGCGCACCTCTTCCATGAGGGCTTCCCGGGCTTTCCCCAGGTATTTGCGGACATCGAC from Capillibacterium thermochitinicola harbors:
- a CDS encoding alpha-amylase family glycosyl hydrolase; the encoded protein is MDTLWQIIKFLRAKAEKGKGERDYFIPEAWNYFGYTAFETDPARPGDIRVCPYHFFVTCLERQIFAGGAGEAAGPVGKEGSGLMGNGEAIYAMLPRTFTAWYHDRSGRLYPGTFLKSMALLPFLKELGVGIIYLLPVFATGTKYAKGEMGSPYAIKNHYRLAPKLHDPLLSGEIGIEDEFKAFIEACHRLGLKVIVDFVFRTVARDHDLIIDHPDWFYWIQLSKEDGFSLPPVEKVPPLTYPQGKALRRLYCGLVTRSYLQRFTCPPSVLAPGLWVEVKTRQRQTGENILTLIEEAFGITTVPGFSNMLNDPQPPWVDVTYLKLYYDLHREARICLGKPGPGPDPAFHGYAPFILQDGACANRYRGEQPNRELWAYLVDIIPYYQRVYGIDGARIDMGHALPPELLRTLLEKVKAANPAFLLWSEEFHPRNAANWKQHGFHLITGDLWALYKHWTEAGFMAKVIRHTLESALPVTAALETPDTPRLAYYYRDKRPIEILTLLNYLLPNSIPFLNNGLELLERQPMNLGLDNTEAGRFVLEPDDPMYGKLAFFDNYCLHWRNNDFAWMSGLLRKANNIRTRFFSVIQNPRNFLRSYSRQRRKNLLCLGYYSSQEKRGLVFLANKNLQEATEFRWRKVLPPPLRSNWELRLLYPAEKQRAWQWPLPEKGKLAPGEVIILGTGDGAEEA
- a CDS encoding LacI family DNA-binding transcriptional regulator, giving the protein MRVTINDIAKKAQVSPSTVSRVIADSPLISAATKEKVLKIIKEMNYHPNIIARSLVNRSSRIIGVVMPGMAEQSFQHPFFPELLAGIASMANKEGYKILLANVATLDEEREMVKELTFGSITAGLILLTSRDQNPTVDQLVEVGFPFVVIGRTENPYVNWVDNDNFLIGYQLVEHFLDQGHRRVAFLGYSPGVTVTRDRLHGYKKALVDHGIPFCEELVVESEFISANGYDLMKRLLALRERPTAVIACDDLLAFGAIKAIHEAGLKVPVDIAVAGINNVPLAEFYNPPLTSVKINAFTLGKKAFEMLQTVLTSDVRSYNRAIIPAELVVRSSSLATKE
- a CDS encoding YjbH domain-containing protein, coding for MVLVFLLGSGQSVAAKGLFGGSDFINTPTNRVLSSGTYTIGAYVGEEKWGRIQVDFGLVTDFEVGAAIDMSRHDNEVSARFKYRLIPETKNSFGLALGIQDIGKEIFSPYVVIGHVISPYDLRWNFGLGGGQLGGIFFGLSKVINPKEFPQVTLIGEYDAYDLNLGAKILLNKNFHLDVAVIDMDQFVVGITITP
- a CDS encoding cob(I)yrinic acid a,c-diamide adenosyltransferase, with translation MIQVYTGDGKGKTTAAIGLAVRAHGHGLRVAVFQFLKTDRENGEARVLRQLGILCRQYGSGRWLFNREPDQEELALAAQGLADAEWAVTAGYQVVILDEISHAVNLGLLPEEKVRALAANIPAGVELILTGREMPETLRKMADLVTEMQAVKHPYTQGIGARRGIEY
- the amrS gene encoding AmmeMemoRadiSam system radical SAM enzyme encodes the protein MPEKEAAYYQALPDGLVLCTLCPQACRLYEGESGRCRGRVARGKKLYTVNYGRVSAVALDPVEKKPLYHFYPGSLVLSVGTVGCNLHCQFCQNWRIAHDEAATEQVSPEQLVALAVEAREQGNIGLAYTYSEPLVWFEYILATARLAREQGLKNVLVTNGYLNPAPLKELLPYLDAVNLDLKGPDAFYQKLCGGRLTPVRKTAEQLAGRVHLEVTNLLIPGENDHQDAIEDLVVFLAGLDRKIPLHFSRYYPQYRLKIPPTPLATLEQAYRLAREKLDYVYLGNVADPKYSTTYCPRCGAVLVERLFYGVKLDGVKNGHCAACGEEVDLIQ
- a CDS encoding AMMECR1 domain-containing protein, coding for MAGPADLDPQKYGVIVRSGRKTGLLLPNLEGVETVEEQLAIAKRKAGIGPHEPVELERFEVVRYY
- a CDS encoding class III extradiol ring-cleavage dioxygenase family protein translates to MERLAERLAALKLDTVVIFSPHGPVFQDGLAIRGGTRLKGDLARFGYFRKWEWEVDQELAAAISREIKKEKIPCLQLTAEDLAGYGLGAELDHGVLVPLSFLADDSVKLVATGMTLLPWLEQYQLGVAIGRAVHKSPRRIGVIASGDLSHCLKPGAPAPYDPRGKEFDETLMALLQAKNRAAIFDLDPVLVEKAAECGFRTLLMLLGVFDGWQAEIEVLSYEGPFGVGYGVVSFAPRGEDESKSSLLTVLRHRREEALRNRRAAESPFVRVARQTVENYLLGTETAIVPGDLPPEAQEPAGAFVSIKKHGQLRGCIGTVFPTQPTFLEEIRHNAISAALHDPRFEPVQAEELPDLVYSVDRILPPRAGGGAG